The genomic segment CGGAGAATCGGGGTCGTTCTCCAGATCGGACCGGCGTTCCACCACTGCCTTCTTGACCCGCTCCTCTTCTTCGGCCTCCTGCTTGGCCTTGAAGGTCTCCACCGCCTCGATGATGATCTCGGGGTTCTCCATCAGGTACTTGCGGACGATCTCGCGGACCGCCTTTTCCTGAGCCGGGTTGAAAGCCGGATCGGCGGCCGGGGCTGGCTGCGCCGCGGCCAGGATCAGCAGGGCGCCAAGGGCGCCAAGGACGCGAGAAATCGACATCGACAAATCTCCGGATGAACAAGGGCGCGGCATCATGCTCCATGCCCTCTTGCCGCGCAAGCCGTCAGCGCGACAAGCCAATGCCCGAAAAGCGGACGGACCCGGCCGGTTGTCCCTCCGCTGCCCCGAAGCCGATGAAGGCGACGTGAACATCGTTGCGATCGTCGCCCGGCCACGCCCGCGCATGAAGGACCTGCAGATCGACGGTCTCCCGCCACCAGATGCCGGCCTGCTCCCGCCCGCCACGGGCGGTATAGCGCGCCGAACCGTCTCTCTCCGCGACCTGGAGGGACCCGCGCTGCAACGCCGATCCTCCCCAAGAAATGACGAGCAGCCGGTCGTGGTCCGGAAGATCGCCGCCGGACCAGGGCCCACCGCGCAAACTTCCACCGTTCCGCCCTCCCCGGAATCCGACCAGCAAATGGACCGCATGGCCCTGGAGACCGTGGGGTTCGGCGTTCCAGGCCCAAGTCAGGTAGGGGGAGGCGGGCAAAATGGCCTTGATTGGCCGCACGATGGCAAAGCCGTCGTCGCCGTTGGTGACGCGCAAGGCGGAAAAGCCGTCGAAGTCGGATCGGGACACTCCCTTTGCCGTCGGGCCCTGGCGTCGCCAACTCTCGCCCGGTGCGGCAAGGACGTCCCAGGGATCGGTACCCAGGATGGAGATGGAGCCTTCGGGCCCCACGGCCATGCGTTCGGTCTGGCAGGCCCCAGCCAAGGCCAGAACGGCCGTGGCGATGGCGGCAAGCCGCGGCATCAGCGGTCCTTGGCCTTGGCCTTCTCGTCGGCGGCCTGGAGGACGTCCTGGGCCTGCAGCCAAGCGCGCGAGCCATGGGGCAGGAGCTTCTCCGCCTTGACCGCCTGGAACTTCGCGATGTCCGGCTTGTTCTGCAACAAGGCTTCTTCGCCCAGGGCCAGGGCGCTCATGCCCTCGTCACCCTTGCGGCCATAGGCGATGGCGAGGCGGCGCCAATTGGAAGGATCGTCCTTGTCGAAGGACAGGGCCATCTGCAGATTGGCGATAGCCTCGTCCAACTGCTTGGGATCTTCGAGTTCCAGTTGCACCTTGGCCAAGTCGGCCCGCAGCAGGGGCGAGGACGGCATCAACTTGACCGCCATCCGGTAGGGGGCGAGCGACTCGGCGACCTGGCCCTTCTCGAACAGCATCTGGCCCTTCAACTCGTGGAAATAGGGGTCGCCGGGATTCTCGGCGATCAGCCCGTCGATCATCTGGTGGGCCTTGTCGAGTTCCAGCTTGCGATAATAGGCCACGGTGCGGGCGTAGCGGGATTCCAGGCTGTTGTCCGTTTCCTTGTACAGCCGAAGGGCGGTTCCCGGCGTTTCCATGAAGGCGACCAGCTTGGCCCGCATGCGGCGGTGCCGGACATCGAAATCCTTGGGGAAGGCGGCCTTGGTGAAGGGGGATTTCTGAATGTGCTCGGCGACCCGGTCGATGCGCTCGCGGGTCAGCGGGTGGGTCCGCATGTAGGGGTCCTGGCGATCCGTGCTCAGGAGGTCCTGGCCCTCCAGGACCCTGAAGAACTCCTGCAGTCCCACCGCCGACCATCCGTTGTCGTCGAGGAACTTCATGCCGGCGTGGTCGGCCGAGGATTCCTGGGTGCGGCTATACTGGAAAAAGGACCGCATGCCAGCCGACTGCCCTCCCAGGATGGCAGCGCCCACACCATCTCCATGTCCGGCGCCCGCCGCCGCGATGCCGCCCAGGATCATGGCGACGATCTGGGTCGCGGTGGCGTTGGCCACGGCCTCGCGGGTGCGTACCAGATGACCGCCGGCGATATGGCCGGTTTCGTGGGCGATGACGCCGATCAACTGTCCCGGATGTTCGGTGCGGATGATGAGGCCCGTGTTGACGAACAGCCTCTGTCCGCCCGCCACGAAGGCATTGAGGGCGCGATCGTTGACCAAGTAGATATGGACCGCCGAGGGTTCGAGGCCCGCCGCCAGGAAGAGTGGCGAAGCGAAGACGCGGATGGTATCCTCGATTTCAGCGTCGCGGATAAAGGAGATGCGCGACGCCTCGGCGGGACGCACCCAAGCCGACGCCAAGAGAGCAAGCATCGCCGCGAATCGAAAAAGGGGTCGAAGATTTGCCATGAGGCATCAGGTTAGTTTCCAATGCGGGTTCCGTCAATCCGTAGCGCTGCTGGCCTTTTTCGGCCTGACGGCCTGCGGCTCCACCGATGAGGCCAAGCGGGGCATGATCGGTTATGTCGAGGGCTTCCTTGGGGGGGTCGTCGCCGACGAACCGCAGGCCGCCCTGATCGGGCGCGATATCCTGTCGGCCGGTGGATCGGCGGCCGATGCGGCGGTGGCGACCTATTTCGCCTTGTCCGTGACCTTGCCATCGGCGGCCAGCCTGGGCGGTGGCGGCGTCTGTGTCGTCCATGACGGACGGGAAGCGACGCGCAAGAAGATGCGCAAGACCCTGGACATGAAGCTCGACACCACGGAAGTCCTGGAGTTCCTCCCTTCATCGCCCGCCACCCTTTCCGCCCGCGCCAGCCGGCCTTCCGCGATTCCAGGAAACCCCCGTGGTTTCTATACTTTGCATGCGAAGTATGGTCGCCTGCCCTGGGCGCAGCTCGTCGGACCGGCGGAGCAGTTGGCCCGCTTCGGATTCCAGGTTCCCCGCACCCTGGCGCGCGAAATCGCCGCGGTTGCGCCGGCGCTGCTGGAGGACCCGGAAGCGCGACGCATCTTTGGCCGCAAGGATGGCGGCAGCCTTGCGGAACGGGATTTCCTGACCCAGGTCGATCTGGCGGGGACGCTTGGTACGCTCCGATCCAAAGGGCCCGGCGCTTTCTACAACGGCCCTCTGGCGAAGCAGGTGGCGGACGCGGCCACCGCCGCCGGCGGGACCCTTACCATCGACGATCTGCGAACCTACACGCCGCAATGGCAAGAGACCGTCAAAGTTCCATTCGGCAACCTCGTCGCTCACTTTTCGCCTCCGCCCGCTTCGGCGGGGACGGCGCTCGGGCAGATCTGGTCCGTCCTTCTCAAGCGGGACGAATTCGCGGGTGCCGACGAAGCGGGCCGGCACCACGAAGTGGCGGAGATTGCCATGCGGGTAATGGCGGACCGGGGGCGCTGGATGGGCGTGGCCGGCGATTCGTCGGATACCGTCAGCCAACTGATGTCTCCGGCCCGCCTCCAGGCTTTGGGGGAAGGCATCCGCCGCGAAGCCCATACCGCGGCCGCCAGCCTGCCGACGCCACCGGTCGAGCGGCCGGAAAATCCCGCCGCCTCGGGCTTCGTGGTCGTCGACAGCGACGGCTCGGCGGTGGCGTGCACGGTGACCTTGAACAACCTGTTCGGAACCGGCCGGGTGGCCCGAGGGACCGGTATCGTCCTGGCCGCGGCGCCCGATACCGGGGGGCGGGGCTATTCCGCTCTCACGCCGATGCTGGCCATCAACCACCACGTCAACCAGTTCCACTGGGGGGCGACTGCCACGGGTGGAGCCTCGGCGCCGGCCGTCCTGGCCGGCGTGGCGGCCCGGACCCTGCTGGGCAAGGAGGATCTGGAGCGGGCCGTGGCCACACCCCGGAGCTATCATGGCGGGGCCTCGGACGTGCTGTACCACGAACCGACCCTCCCGGCGGCTGTCCAGCAGCAACTGGCGGCCCGCGGTCACCGGTTGGCGCCGACCCCGGTTCTGGGGTTGGTCAACGCCATTTCCTGTTCCGAAGGCTTGCCCGACGTTCCCAAGAGTTGTTCCGCCCGGCAGGACCCCCGGGGTTTCGGCTTGGCCTCCAGCGCCGACGAACAGAGACGATGACTCTCAAGGCTTCGGGACGGGGGGCCATCGCGCCCTTCATCGTCATGGACGTGATGCGGGCCGCCAACCGGCGGGCCGCAGAAGGGGGGGACGTCCTTCATCTCGAGGTCGGCCAGCCCGCCGCCCTACCGCCCAGGCCTGTCCTCGATGCCGCCCAGGCCGCCATCGACGGGGAGCGTCTGGGCTATACGGAAGCTTTCGGCCTGCCGGCCCTGCGGCAACGGATCGCCGGCTATTACCGGGATCGATACGGCGTCGATGTCGATCCTCGCCGCATCGTCGCCACCACTGGGTCGTCGGGGGGATTCATCCTCGCTTTCCTCGCCGCTTTCGATGCCGGCGACCGGGTGGCCCTGGCCTGTCCCGGCTATCCGGCCTATCGCAATATCCTCAAGGCCCTGGACATGGAGCCGGTCGAGGTCTTCGTCGGGCCGGAAACCAACTTCCAGCCGACGCCCGAACTCCTGGACCGCTTGCCCGGCCGGCTGGACGGGCTGATGGTGGCCAGCCCTTCCAATCCTACCGGGACCATGGTCGGGCACCGTGAGATGCGGGCGCTCGCGGACTATTGCCGGGACCGGGGCATCCGGCTGGTCTCGGACGAAATCTATCACGGCATCACCTATGGCGATCCGGCATGTTCGGCCCTCGCCTTCGACGGCCAGGCCCTGGTGATCAACAGCTTTTCCAAATACTTCTGCATGACCGGCTGGCGCCTGGGCTGGATGGTGGTGCCCGATATGCTGCTGCGTTCCGTGGAATGCCTGGGGCAAAATCTTTTCATCTCGCCCCCCACGCTGTCCCAGCATGCCGCCATCGCTGTCTTCAATTGCCTGGACGAGCTGGATGCCAACGTCGCCGTCTATGCCCGTAACCGGGCGCTGCTGTTGGACCGCCTGCCCGCCGCCGGCCTGACGCGGCTCGCCTCGGCGGACGGGGCCTTCTATATCTATGCCGACGTCTCCCACCTGACCGGCGACACCGACGCCTTCTGCCGTCGCATGCTTCTGGAAACCGGGGTCGCCACCACTCCTGGAATCGACTTCGACCCTCATCGAGGCAACCGTTCGATACGGTTTTGCTTCGCCGGCGCCGAAGCGGATATGGCCGAGGCAGCCCGACGCTTGGCGGCCTGGTCCGGAATTGCCAGGACGCCTGTCCGCAAATAAGATCACGGTCGTGATCCTATATGGCAGGGAGTGGCGATTCGAATTGCTTCTCTTGCCTTCCGCGCCGTACTCTCGAAGAACGTAGGGAAAGCCTGAACCGGGGATATCCATCCCGCCGTTCCGGCTGTCTCTCCTTTCGGCCGGGACAAGGCCAAGGGTAAGCCGTTCGGTACGGTCGAACAAAGGCCGGTCGGGCGTGAGACGGGAAGTAGACCTTCCCGTGGGTTTTTGGCGGTGGAGGGAAGGCGATGGCTGACAAGGTCGAACGTTCGGGCTCGGACCAACAAGAGCAACAAATTCTGGACGACTTGACGGTGCTGTCGGGGGATGGGGGGCGATCCCCGGTCCGGGCAGCGGTCGAACAGGCCGACCTCGGCAATGTCGAGACCGAGAATCTCGCCGATCTCTCCAACATTCACTTCGGTTCCACGACCGCCGACTCGACGATGGCGAGGACGACGGCGGAAGGATCTCTCTTCAATGAAGGCACGCCGCCGCAGTTCGGCGAGGATTCCGTCGTTTCCGCCGGAGGCGGGCAGCAGACCGCGGCAGGCGATGCGCCGCGCAGTCCGGTGGGCGCGGGCGTCGCGGCCGAGGGCGGCCATGGGGCCGGAAATGCGCCGATACTCAACGTCGAACACGATCCCCTACTGACGGCGGACGATGCGGTTCCCCAGGCGGCTTCTCCCGCGGTTGTCGAGACGCCCACCGGTAGCGTTGCCGCCGACGAAGCTCTTCCCATTGCCGGGACGGACCAAGTCCCGCCGGACGATGCCGAAGCCCAGGTCGTCGAGGACGACGCCGCGACTTCCACGGTGGCGCGCGATGTCGCGGCCGAGGCTCCCGAACTCGATGTCCAGGGGGCCAGCGGCGCCGAGGACACGGCGATTGCGTTGGATATCGACGCCGTCCTCACCGATCTTGACGGTTCCGAAAGCCTGAGCGTCACCATTTCCGGGATTCCCGAAGGGGCATCCCTCAGTGCCGGCACGGACAACGGGGACGGGTCCTGGACTCTGACCCCCAACCAGCTCGAAG from the Magnetospirillum sp. WYHS-4 genome contains:
- a CDS encoding pyridoxal phosphate-dependent aminotransferase, producing MTLKASGRGAIAPFIVMDVMRAANRRAAEGGDVLHLEVGQPAALPPRPVLDAAQAAIDGERLGYTEAFGLPALRQRIAGYYRDRYGVDVDPRRIVATTGSSGGFILAFLAAFDAGDRVALACPGYPAYRNILKALDMEPVEVFVGPETNFQPTPELLDRLPGRLDGLMVASPSNPTGTMVGHREMRALADYCRDRGIRLVSDEIYHGITYGDPACSALAFDGQALVINSFSKYFCMTGWRLGWMVVPDMLLRSVECLGQNLFISPPTLSQHAAIAVFNCLDELDANVAVYARNRALLLDRLPAAGLTRLASADGAFYIYADVSHLTGDTDAFCRRMLLETGVATTPGIDFDPHRGNRSIRFCFAGAEADMAEAARRLAAWSGIARTPVRK
- a CDS encoding gamma-glutamyltransferase family protein, which gives rise to MRHQVSFQCGFRQSVALLAFFGLTACGSTDEAKRGMIGYVEGFLGGVVADEPQAALIGRDILSAGGSAADAAVATYFALSVTLPSAASLGGGGVCVVHDGREATRKKMRKTLDMKLDTTEVLEFLPSSPATLSARASRPSAIPGNPRGFYTLHAKYGRLPWAQLVGPAEQLARFGFQVPRTLAREIAAVAPALLEDPEARRIFGRKDGGSLAERDFLTQVDLAGTLGTLRSKGPGAFYNGPLAKQVADAATAAGGTLTIDDLRTYTPQWQETVKVPFGNLVAHFSPPPASAGTALGQIWSVLLKRDEFAGADEAGRHHEVAEIAMRVMADRGRWMGVAGDSSDTVSQLMSPARLQALGEGIRREAHTAAASLPTPPVERPENPAASGFVVVDSDGSAVACTVTLNNLFGTGRVARGTGIVLAAAPDTGGRGYSALTPMLAINHHVNQFHWGATATGGASAPAVLAGVAARTLLGKEDLERAVATPRSYHGGASDVLYHEPTLPAAVQQQLAARGHRLAPTPVLGLVNAISCSEGLPDVPKSCSARQDPRGFGLASSADEQRR
- a CDS encoding M48 family metalloprotease; amino-acid sequence: MASAWVRPAEASRISFIRDAEIEDTIRVFASPLFLAAGLEPSAVHIYLVNDRALNAFVAGGQRLFVNTGLIIRTEHPGQLIGVIAHETGHIAGGHLVRTREAVANATATQIVAMILGGIAAAGAGHGDGVGAAILGGQSAGMRSFFQYSRTQESSADHAGMKFLDDNGWSAVGLQEFFRVLEGQDLLSTDRQDPYMRTHPLTRERIDRVAEHIQKSPFTKAAFPKDFDVRHRRMRAKLVAFMETPGTALRLYKETDNSLESRYARTVAYYRKLELDKAHQMIDGLIAENPGDPYFHELKGQMLFEKGQVAESLAPYRMAVKLMPSSPLLRADLAKVQLELEDPKQLDEAIANLQMALSFDKDDPSNWRRLAIAYGRKGDEGMSALALGEEALLQNKPDIAKFQAVKAEKLLPHGSRAWLQAQDVLQAADEKAKAKDR